The Sphingobacterium lactis sequence ATGAACTTAATGGTCCGGATCCGAATAATGGTGTGTGCCTCAGCTGAACTGCGGACGGTAATCTCCACCGGTTTTATCTTCGTAAAATTCGGATAGGAAATAACGATTTTTCGTTGTTGCGGAATTAATAGTGCTGTAATCATGAGATTGGTTTTTTAGGATTCAATGATATTTCGTTTCACGGCCCAGGTGGCCATTTCTATTTTAGAACTTACCCCAAGTTTCCGTTGAATATTTTGATTGTGGGAGGACACCGTTTCTTCCGAAATGGATAGTTCGTCGGCGATGATCTTATTTGGCTTACCCGCTGCCACTTTTTTAAGGACAATAATTTCCTGCTTGGTTAGGTGGTCATCTCCGACCTTAATGGCAGAGCATAATTTTCCTTCTGATGCACATTGGCCACGGCGGCCACATTCAAAATATTCGACATGCTTTATCTTCCCATCCGCCTCCATATCCGCGTGGCCATCAAATCCGCCAAATCGACAGATGATGTATTGTCGCATGGCTTCTTCCCTCTGGATGAAATCCCAAGCGACCAATGCCCGGAGCGCTTCCGGATTCTCCAACATATCCTGTTCAATCCTTTCCATTATCCAGACGGGAAAATCTCCCCATAAATAAGTCTTACCCTGATGAAGGCATTTGATGTTGTTGTTGAATACATAGAATTCCACATTGTCATCTTCCAATCCGGGAGGGAGGGCTTGTTTGACTTTATTCAGATCGATCATATTCGTTATTTGGTAGTTAGATGGGATTTTAACTGTAGTTTAAATCCTCTTAATTTGAGAGTGAATAATGAAGTGTTCGTTATTTGCCATTGTATTCAACCTTGGAAATTGCTTTGAGCAATTCTCTGGACTTAGCAATGATCCGGTGATTGTACTTATCCTTGATGGTGTGTAGTTCTTTATGCACAGTCACTCGGGATACGGGGTACCCATCCTGGGAGAGTGCTTCGGAGACGATCCTCGCGAAGGCGGTAGGAGCATTTTTGCGGATAAATTGAAGTTCGTTTCCGCTAACTTCAATAGTGCTTGAAAGATGTGTTGTATTCATTTGTTCTAGTTTTTTGTTATTATTGTTCGTTACTGCATTTTGTTACTGCAAATATGTAAACAAGTTTTAAATTATGCAAACATCTTTGAGTGAAAATTCTTCTTTCTTTGAAAGAATTATTCAAATAATTGATTATAAGGGTATTAAAAATGTAAACATTTTTGCAACAAAGTGTTTAGGATATGATGCTCCTCAAAAGATTAACAGATTAAAAAAACCTGAAAACAATCCTTCATTCGAAATTTTGATTGACATAGTAAACAAGTTTGAAGAAATTGATGCTAATTGGCTCTTGACAGGTAGGGGAGATATGTTAAAAAGTTGCAAACAAGATTCAAATGTTGTAGCTCTCGGAAAAGATTTTCCTTCCAACTGCGAGGAATTAAGGGATAAGTACATTAAATTATTGGAAGATTATAATCAGCTTCTTAAATCAAAGTTGAACGGAGATTCTTCAGCAGATAAGAGTGTTAGCTAAGCCGATACTTAAAGTGGTTTGGAGGAATTGGGATAATTGAGTAAATATTTAAAAAAAACATAAAAACCAAATCAAATGAAAAAGTTCATCCTATTTATTTCAATGCTTGGAATTAGTTTTTCATCATTGAGTCAAGAAAAAATTACTGAATTAAGCAAGGAAAAGGCTAAAGAAGAATATTGCATGATTCTCGCAACTGCGAAATTCTTAAGCACCAAAGTCACTATTGATATTGATTTTGGTCAAGAATGGTCATTTTGGAAGGATAAAAGAGGCCTTCGAGATGAAAACGGGAAAAAGATAGTATTTAATAGTGTAACTGACGCCCTTAATTACATGGCATCTGAGGGCTGGGAGTTTGTTAATGCGTATGTAATAACTGTAAGTGGCCAAAATGTATATCACTATGTTATGAAAAGAATGTTAACTGGCCAGGATAAGTTGAAGGCAAGCGCTATTAGTTAAAATCAGGATACCAATATATAAAATATGAAATTTTTGAAAATTTTAATCGGTGCTATTGCATCCATTGTTCTTTTTGTCGGGTGCCATGATGAAAAGAAAGAAGAGCAACTTAGCAAGAGAATTTTAGAATTAGAAAATGAGCTTGAAAACTGTAAATATGGTGAAGAAAAATTAACTGGCTTAATAATAAATACCTTTGAATCTAAAGATTATAATAAGGTCATAGAAACCTTTAATTCCTTTTCAAATAAATTCCCGGGATCAGCTCGTTTAAATTCAATGAAGGAATTAAATGACGCAGCTCAAAAGAAAATTTCCGAAGAAAAGGAATTAAAAAAAGCAAGTGTAAAAAAATTAAAACTTGATTTTGATGATGTAAGAGGTATTTCTTGGTATAAGCAAAAATATTTTAAACATTATTCAAATACGAATAGGGCTTCAATTTATATCGGTAAGGAGAAAGATAGCATGCCTTTTTTAAGGCTTCAATTGTCATATACGGGCGATGACTGGATTTTTTTTGAAAATGCATATTTGTCCCATGATGGAGATACTAAACAAATTTTCTTTGATGAATATCAAGAAAAGGATTCAGATAATGGAAATGGAGCGGTATGGGAGTGGATCGATGTTAAAATTGATGATTCTCAAGTATCCTGGTTTAGGAAATTTGCTGAATCGAAAAATGCCAAAATGAGATTATCTGGAAAGTACACTAAAGACAGAAATTTAACACCACAAGAAAGGCAAGGTATTCTCGATGTTTTAAATGGGTATGAATATTTAAAAGAAAATCCTTAAAAGATAGTCTATAGAAAAATTTAAAGAATATGTTATTAGCCCAATAGAAGCAGGATTAAATTCGGCAAATATTTATGTCAATATAATGAATAAAGTTGCGAGTAAAATCTGCAAACATCGTTGTTAACATTTTGTGTAAACCATTGATTTTCATGATAGTAATTATATCGGCCCTGGGTACGGAAAAAAGCTCATCTTACGATGAGCTTTTTTAGTATATAGTAATTAGTATTTAGTAGGTAGACCTATGGCGGCAAGGCAGGGTGGCTAGGCAGGAGAGCAAGTTTTGGACGGTTAAAGCACCCCTGGAACCCTTGATGGATTTTATAAACCTATACCAAAGTCCCTAATAACACGTTGGTGCAAGTCTTTTGTTGTGGTCCGAGCGATGATGGAATTGTGCCTAAAAACCTTTCCAAATGCACCTGAAAATCAACCCCAGAGGGGTGTCACTATTTTAGAAACATGATTGAAAAATTTTTAAAACCCCAGAGGGGTGTAACTATAAATTTTTGCCTATCCACCAATTCTTGTTGTTTGCTTTAATCTCTGCCATCAAATAGCTATAATAAGCATTTATATTCACCATTACTTTTCTATTTGTTTAAAATATAAAATATTGATTATAAATGTTTTATGTGTAATTCTATCTATTTCCTTCCATATCCACTGTCTGGACCTTGTCCGACATGAGAGCGTGGTGAGAGCGTACTGAGAGCGAGGTGAGAGCGTGTCATAGACACGCTCTCACCTCGTAAACACCACGCACGCATCTCGGATGCATGTCGGACAAGGTCCATATAGCCTTGAAACGCGATTTTACAAACTACCTGAGCAAATGTTTTGTCAACAGAATTATTGATGTGATGCAAATATCACAAGGCGAGAGCGTGTTGGACGTATGAAATTCTTAAAAAAAGAGAAATACTATTGAAAATTGACGAATCTGGAGATCAGATTGCCAGAGTGTAAGACTTTGGTAATCAGCTTGTTTAAATATAGGAATTTATTTATAATAACTGGCAACTAACCATTGTTTTAAAGGGTGAAATTTTTGGGAAGGCTTTGGATCTGGGGTATTGTGCTAATACCTATATTTTTTCTTGGGAAAAGGGGGCACTCCAAAAAAAAATCAGCCGGGGCATTACCCCGGCCAATTCATATATCTTTCTTTAGCTAACCAGCTCCTAAACTTGGCTGTTTAATCCCATAAATACCGCACCACCGATAAACACGATTACCATCAGAATATAGAAAACAATCATAATAACCGTCATGATTCCGATAAACTTGTAATGTTTTTTAAGGAAGTTGAATGCGCTATCCAAAGTTGCTTGGTCCTTGATTTCCAAAGCAATTTTAAGATTGGTGCTGAATTTATAGAGCCACCAGATTGGGAGTGCGTAAATCACCATAATTAAAATCAAGATGATGAAGTAGGGGATGGAGAAAGCTCCAAACTGATTTGGTAATGGACCAAGACTGCCCGAAGCTGTCGTGAGCATCATGAAGATCATAGCCAACACATAAAATCCGATCCCGATCAAACCCAAGATGGATAGAAATTTAGTCCATTTTGCAGCTTCACGAAGGTATATTGCTGTCTGCCCGGTGATCTTTAAATCACGGTCTTCGTAATGGTATTGGTCGCCCGTATTCAACGGTGGTTGATAGGAAGGATTGTCTTGGCCAGGTGTGTTTTCTGTATTTTCCATTTTTATAAATTAATTGGTTAAGTATTCTGTAAACTAAAAATATAGAAAATTTTGATATCTATTCGATAATTTTTTGACTAAATGCTGTTGGATACTGTTTATCGGTAAAAATGTGTCGAATGCTTCCTATAAGGAGCTTGGACTAAGTCATATTATTTGGGAAAAGGTTGAGGCAAGTTAAAAATATTACAAAAGGCAATGAATTAAGGCCCTCTTTTCCGAAAAAATAAAATCAAAGGAAATAGATTTAGTTGACTTGGCAGGTTTTTTGTATTTTAAGGGAGAGATAAACCTTTTTTTATGATGATACGTACATTATTAGTGGCTTTTATTGCGCTTGTATCCACGAAACTGCATGCACAGAGTTTAGATATGACTGCCATTCGGAATGATTTCAATAAAGGCGTGAAGGATGAAAGTCTTTGCCAGAAGCACTTACAGGCACTGAACAAACATGCGGATAGTCCCGTCGAACGTGGGTATGCCGCCGCTTATCACATGTTCATGGCAAAGCATACGGGTAACCCCTTTAAAAAGATGAATATTTTTAAGGAGGGAAAAGCAAAATTGGAGAAAGAGTTGAAAGGCAATCCCAATAATGTGGAGCTGCGGTTTATCCGATTGAGTATACAGTACCACATTCCCAAGTATTTAGGCTACCATAACGACATCGAAAAGGATAAGGATTATGTGATGAACAACCTGTATAAACTGAATGATAAGTTCGTGAAGGATAAAATTTATAATTATTTAAAGGGTGCAAATATGTATACTTCGTCAGAATTAGCGTTATTAGGACGATAAATACACAGTATATATGAAAATAAACAGCAAGTACATTTTAGTTTTAGCCGTAACCCTGTTTTTTGGGGAGTTGAAAGCCCAGATCAAACAGACCGTATCCAATTTTGATGTTTTGGAAGTCACCGATCGTTTATTGGTGAGTATTGTTCCGGCGGCCGATGGCCAACAGGAGATGGAAATCAAGGGAGACCTGGCCGACAAGGTCGAAGCGGTGTA is a genomic window containing:
- a CDS encoding helix-turn-helix domain-containing protein, which translates into the protein MIDLNKVKQALPPGLEDDNVEFYVFNNNIKCLHQGKTYLWGDFPVWIMERIEQDMLENPEALRALVAWDFIQREEAMRQYIICRFGGFDGHADMEADGKIKHVEYFECGRRGQCASEGKLCSAIKVGDDHLTKQEIIVLKKVAAGKPNKIIADELSISEETVSSHNQNIQRKLGVSSKIEMATWAVKRNIIES
- a CDS encoding DUF5362 family protein produces the protein MENTENTPGQDNPSYQPPLNTGDQYHYEDRDLKITGQTAIYLREAAKWTKFLSILGLIGIGFYVLAMIFMMLTTASGSLGPLPNQFGAFSIPYFIILILIMVIYALPIWWLYKFSTNLKIALEIKDQATLDSAFNFLKKHYKFIGIMTVIMIVFYILMVIVFIGGAVFMGLNSQV